One segment of Rickettsiella grylli DNA contains the following:
- a CDS encoding transposase, which yields MKKKKFTETQIVTILKEGEAGIPITDLCRKYGMGQSTYFAWRSKYAGMSVTELKRLKQLEDENLRLKRMYASLSLDHELLREVLEKKLGVDVSEELLRKN from the coding sequence ATGAAGAAGAAAAAATTTACCGAAACGCAAATAGTCACGATATTAAAAGAAGGGGAAGCGGGTATTCCGATTACCGATTTATGCCGAAAATATGGAATGGGCCAAAGCACGTACTTTGCTTGGAGATCAAAATATGCGGGTATGAGTGTTACGGAACTTAAACGCTTAAAACAGCTGGAAGATGAAAATCTTCGATTAAAAAGGATGTATGCTTCATTAAGTTTAGACCATGAACTTTTAAGGGAGGTCCTCGAAAAAAAGTTAGGCGTGGATGTCAGCGAAGAATTATTGCGCAAGAATTAG
- a CDS encoding DDE-type integrase/transposase/recombinase, giving the protein MAAKQISINRACRVARINRINFDYKSRLTQANEAIKALLKQLSTEHPRYGFKKLFQMIKAQGYMINHKRVYRLYCELRLNLKRKNKKRLPSRLKQSLRQPMYLNECWSLDFMSDALFTGKRLPTVNVIDNYNREGLGIEIGFSMPAQRVTRWLDTITAIKGYPNVIRVDNGPENLSKHFLSWAKQHQVIVQYIQPGKTAQNA; this is encoded by the coding sequence GTGGCGGCCAAACAAATTAGCATCAATCGTGCTTGCCGTGTAGCTCGAATTAATCGTATAAATTTCGATTACAAATCGAGGCTAACTCAAGCCAATGAAGCCATTAAAGCATTATTAAAACAATTATCGACTGAACATCCACGGTATGGATTTAAAAAGCTATTTCAAATGATAAAGGCCCAAGGTTATATGATAAATCATAAAAGAGTTTATCGCTTGTATTGCGAATTACGATTAAATCTCAAACGAAAGAATAAAAAGCGATTGCCTTCTCGCTTAAAGCAATCGCTTAGGCAGCCGATGTACTTAAATGAATGTTGGTCATTAGATTTTATGAGCGATGCTTTATTTACTGGAAAACGCTTACCTACAGTCAACGTCATTGATAATTATAACCGCGAAGGATTGGGTATTGAAATTGGATTCTCAATGCCTGCACAGCGTGTGACACGATGGCTTGATACTATTACCGCTATCAAAGGTTATCCCAACGTTATTCGGGTAGATAATGGCCCAGAGAACTTGTCAAAACACTTTCTTAGTTGGGCAAAGCAACATCAAGTGATTGTTCAATATATACAGCCTGGAAAAACTGCTCAAAATGCTTAG
- a CDS encoding transposase: MKKKKFSESQIITVLKEYGAGVPAVELARKYGIGESTIYTWQ, from the coding sequence ATGAAGAAGAAAAAGTTTAGTGAATCACAAATTATCACCGTGCTGAAAGAGTATGGAGCGGGAGTTCCAGCGGTTGAATTAGCCCGTAAATATGGAATTGGAGAAAGCACAATTTATACGTGGCAAA